A region from the Paraurantiacibacter namhicola genome encodes:
- a CDS encoding SPOR domain-containing protein has protein sequence MLLNTKTRKFAALLLAGALAAPMPALADVKAGVDAWSRGDYTAAVREWQGPAAAGDPDAMFNLAQAYRLGRGVAADPARAEQLYAQAAARGHLQAADTYGLMLFQNGRREEALPYVRDAARRGDPRSQYLLGIAHFNGDLVEKDWVRAYALLTLANSQGLPQAAPAIAQMDQHIPLEQRQQGVGLAQTLQQDADAARAREMAAAELGTGPAIAAAPPGPQPVPSASNRVPQPVQQARVSPSVATAEAAIEEAGRATGMESPADAGASYARANTRPAVTPAPAPAPAPVRVATPTPTPAPAPAPVRVATAPAPAPAANRTSGPWKVQLGAFGVRGNAERLWARLSSRSEISGRERLLIPAGRVTKLQAGGYASRAEAEAACRSLKRSGQECLVTR, from the coding sequence ATGTTGCTGAACACCAAGACCCGCAAATTTGCCGCCCTGTTGCTGGCTGGCGCGCTGGCTGCGCCCATGCCCGCGCTGGCCGATGTAAAGGCCGGCGTGGATGCGTGGAGCCGCGGCGATTACACCGCTGCCGTACGCGAATGGCAGGGCCCGGCAGCCGCTGGCGATCCCGATGCCATGTTCAACCTGGCGCAGGCTTACCGGCTGGGCCGCGGCGTTGCCGCCGATCCGGCACGCGCAGAGCAGCTTTATGCCCAGGCCGCCGCGCGCGGACATTTGCAGGCCGCCGATACATACGGCCTGATGCTGTTCCAGAACGGTCGCCGGGAAGAGGCGCTGCCTTACGTGCGCGATGCCGCCCGCCGCGGCGATCCGCGCTCGCAATACCTTTTGGGCATCGCTCACTTCAATGGTGATTTGGTGGAGAAGGACTGGGTACGCGCTTATGCGCTGCTCACACTCGCCAATTCGCAGGGCCTGCCGCAGGCTGCCCCCGCCATTGCGCAGATGGACCAGCACATCCCGCTCGAACAACGCCAGCAGGGCGTTGGCCTGGCGCAGACGCTGCAGCAGGATGCCGATGCTGCCCGCGCCCGCGAGATGGCAGCCGCGGAGTTGGGAACGGGGCCGGCCATCGCCGCTGCCCCTCCCGGACCGCAGCCTGTGCCCAGTGCCAGCAACCGCGTGCCGCAGCCGGTGCAGCAGGCCCGCGTCTCGCCTTCCGTCGCCACGGCGGAAGCCGCGATCGAGGAAGCGGGCCGCGCCACCGGCATGGAAAGCCCCGCCGATGCGGGCGCCAGCTATGCGCGCGCAAACACCCGTCCGGCCGTGACGCCTGCCCCGGCACCGGCTCCCGCACCCGTGCGCGTGGCGACGCCCACGCCAACGCCTGCGCCTGCGCCCGCGCCGGTCCGCGTGGCGACCGCGCCTGCTCCCGCGCCCGCAGCAAACCGCACCAGCGGGCCGTGGAAGGTGCAGCTTGGCGCATTCGGGGTGCGCGGCAATGCCGAACGCCTGTGGGCCCGCCTGTCCTCGCGCTCCGAGATTTCGGGACGTGAGCGGCTGCTCATCCCCGCCGGCCGCGTGACAAAGCTGCAGGCCGGTGGCTATGCCTCGCGCGCCGAGGCGGAAGCCGCTTGTCGAAGCCTGAAGCGTTCCGGTCAGGAATGCCTTGTCACCCGCTAG
- the der gene encoding ribosome biogenesis GTPase Der, with amino-acid sequence MSTRALTPGLPQVVIIGRPNVGKSTLFNRLVGKRIALVDDQPGVTRDRRMGKVDMLGMHFEAVDTAGWEDDEPDSLPGRMRKQTEISLQGADVALFVFDSRAGITPLDEEIGRWLRGQNVPVVLLANKAEGSAGNDGINESYALGFGEPVAFSAEHGEGVVDLFQALRTFLESDEDEAAPLPEPEAEPEGEAEIGAEDELDGELLDENGQPVPVVLKEHDNTAPLSLAIVGRPNAGKSTLINRLLGEDRLLTGPEAGITRDSISVDWEWNDPRSGETREIRLVDTAGMRKRAKVQDKLERLSVQDARRAVDYAEVVVLLLDATRGLEVQDLKIANIALEEGRALMIAINKWDIAEDASSLFNGIRAALDEGLAQLKGVPLLAVSAMTGKGLDTMLAAAFELREAWSRRVPTAALNRWFDDALAANPPPAPGGRRIKLRYITQVGSRPPRFVIFGTRLSDLPGSYERYLLNGIRKQLGFGAVPVRLTLKSPKNPFA; translated from the coding sequence ATGTCAACGCGCGCACTCACCCCCGGCCTACCGCAAGTGGTCATCATCGGCCGTCCCAATGTCGGCAAGTCTACCCTGTTCAACCGGCTGGTGGGCAAGCGGATCGCCCTGGTCGACGACCAGCCCGGCGTCACGCGTGACCGCCGCATGGGCAAGGTGGACATGCTGGGCATGCATTTCGAAGCCGTGGACACGGCCGGCTGGGAAGATGACGAGCCCGACAGCCTGCCCGGCCGAATGCGCAAGCAGACCGAAATATCCCTGCAGGGCGCGGACGTGGCGCTGTTCGTGTTCGACAGCCGCGCCGGGATCACCCCGCTGGACGAGGAAATCGGACGCTGGCTGCGCGGCCAGAACGTGCCCGTGGTGCTACTGGCCAACAAGGCCGAAGGCAGCGCCGGGAATGACGGTATCAACGAAAGCTACGCGCTGGGCTTCGGCGAGCCCGTGGCATTCTCCGCCGAACATGGCGAAGGCGTGGTGGACCTGTTCCAGGCGCTGCGCACTTTCCTCGAAAGCGACGAGGACGAGGCCGCGCCTCTGCCGGAGCCGGAGGCTGAGCCGGAAGGTGAGGCTGAGATCGGGGCCGAAGACGAACTCGATGGCGAATTGCTGGACGAGAACGGGCAGCCCGTCCCTGTCGTCCTGAAAGAGCATGACAACACCGCGCCGCTCAGCCTGGCCATCGTCGGGCGGCCCAATGCGGGCAAGTCCACGCTGATCAACCGCCTGCTGGGCGAGGACCGCCTGCTGACCGGGCCCGAAGCGGGCATTACGCGCGATTCCATCTCCGTCGATTGGGAGTGGAATGATCCCCGGTCCGGCGAGACTCGCGAGATCCGGCTGGTCGACACCGCCGGAATGCGCAAAAGGGCCAAGGTACAGGACAAGCTGGAACGGCTGAGCGTGCAGGATGCGCGCCGCGCGGTCGATTACGCCGAAGTCGTGGTGCTGCTGCTGGACGCCACCCGCGGGCTGGAAGTGCAGGACCTGAAGATCGCCAATATCGCGCTGGAAGAAGGCCGCGCGCTGATGATCGCAATCAACAAGTGGGACATCGCCGAGGACGCCAGCAGCCTGTTCAACGGCATCCGCGCCGCACTGGACGAAGGGCTGGCACAGCTGAAGGGCGTGCCGCTGCTGGCGGTCTCCGCCATGACCGGCAAGGGGCTGGACACCATGCTGGCCGCCGCGTTCGAACTGCGCGAGGCATGGAGCCGCCGCGTGCCCACTGCCGCGCTGAACCGCTGGTTTGACGATGCACTGGCCGCCAATCCCCCGCCCGCACCCGGAGGACGCCGGATCAAGCTGCGCTACATCACGCAGGTCGGCAGCCGCCCGCCCCGCTTCGTGATCTTCGGCACGCGCCTTTCGGACCTGCCCGGCAGCTACGAGCGGTATCTGCTGAACGGCATTCGCAAGCAGCTGGGCTTCGGCGCGGTACCGGTCCGGTTGACGCTGAAGAGCCCGAAAAACCCCTTCGCGTAA
- a CDS encoding DUF3297 family protein, translating into MSEENTSEAKSETKTGPDVPPDHLAIHPSNKHFDADVLQRGVGIRFKGTQRTNVEEYCISEGWVRVQAGKTVDRKGNPLTIKLSGPVEAWFEDLGENPPVAKKDG; encoded by the coding sequence ATGAGCGAAGAAAACACCAGCGAAGCAAAGTCAGAAACCAAGACCGGTCCGGACGTGCCGCCCGATCACTTGGCGATCCACCCCAGCAACAAGCACTTCGATGCCGACGTGCTCCAGCGCGGCGTGGGCATCCGCTTCAAGGGGACGCAGCGCACGAATGTGGAAGAATACTGCATTTCGGAAGGCTGGGTTCGCGTCCAGGCCGGCAAGACGGTGGACCGCAAGGGCAACCCGCTGACCATCAAGCTCAGCGGCCCGGTGGAAGCCTGGTTCGAAGACCTTGGCGAAAATCCGCCGGTCGCGAAGAAGGACGGCTGA
- a CDS encoding SPOR domain-containing protein: MTYAKHNRTIGLVATTAMAAVMLGGCATKAAPRAEVSASKAQTAMASGKHDSAIEHAEAAVMAEPRNPVYRVTLGNAYLEAGRFQAAATSFDDAMKLGDNSPRNALSLALALAGNGQMREAAAVLSDFEDVIHPADLGLAYALVGRPDVGIQVMSMAIRGGENTPKMRQNLAYTYALAGQWREARLMAAEDVPADQLDQRLGQWAQLAVPEAWQQRVAGMLGAPAGVRDMGQPVQLALANNPGVEQLAVEATGFAAADPAPQAVVPASVVPASVAPAAPQVAAVSTPVYPAPAARELPAVGQPVAPQAAPAVAVAQPVQEVVRTPQRSQDFETAFAAPAPKGGSLASAAKDSVRFVQEPVVQTLPVRQGAAPKPERAVAAKQADGTHLVQLGSFASEQGARRAWGIYVKRYPELADHQMVITQAVVRGKKYWRVSAAGFDSRGSASMCGKVKSNGQGCFAYAEGRPMPGAVDNGVRMAAR; this comes from the coding sequence ATGACTTACGCCAAGCACAATCGCACCATCGGCCTCGTCGCCACCACCGCCATGGCAGCCGTCATGCTGGGGGGCTGCGCCACCAAGGCCGCGCCGCGCGCAGAGGTTTCCGCCAGCAAGGCGCAGACCGCCATGGCGTCCGGCAAGCACGACAGCGCCATCGAGCACGCCGAAGCGGCTGTGATGGCAGAGCCGCGCAACCCGGTTTACCGCGTGACGCTGGGCAATGCCTATCTGGAAGCGGGCCGTTTCCAGGCTGCAGCTACCAGCTTCGACGATGCGATGAAGCTGGGCGACAATTCGCCGCGCAACGCGCTTTCGCTCGCCCTTGCCCTCGCCGGTAATGGCCAGATGCGCGAAGCGGCAGCCGTGCTGTCCGATTTCGAGGATGTCATCCACCCGGCAGACCTTGGCCTGGCCTACGCTCTCGTTGGCCGCCCCGATGTGGGCATCCAGGTGATGTCCATGGCAATCCGCGGCGGTGAGAACACGCCCAAGATGCGCCAGAACCTCGCTTACACCTATGCCCTCGCCGGCCAGTGGCGCGAAGCGCGCCTGATGGCGGCGGAGGACGTTCCGGCAGACCAGCTGGACCAGCGCCTGGGCCAGTGGGCGCAGCTTGCCGTGCCCGAAGCATGGCAGCAGCGCGTGGCCGGAATGCTGGGTGCGCCTGCCGGCGTGCGCGACATGGGCCAGCCGGTGCAGCTGGCACTCGCCAACAATCCGGGCGTGGAGCAGCTGGCGGTTGAAGCCACCGGCTTTGCTGCCGCCGATCCGGCCCCGCAGGCTGTCGTTCCCGCTTCGGTCGTGCCCGCTTCGGTCGCGCCTGCCGCTCCGCAGGTCGCCGCAGTTTCCACGCCTGTCTATCCCGCCCCTGCAGCCCGCGAACTGCCAGCCGTCGGCCAGCCGGTCGCACCGCAGGCTGCCCCGGCCGTTGCCGTGGCGCAGCCGGTGCAGGAAGTTGTGCGCACGCCGCAGCGCAGCCAGGATTTCGAAACCGCTTTCGCCGCACCCGCCCCCAAGGGCGGTTCGCTGGCCAGCGCCGCCAAGGACAGCGTCCGCTTCGTGCAGGAGCCGGTCGTGCAGACCCTTCCCGTGCGCCAGGGCGCCGCTCCCAAGCCGGAACGCGCCGTCGCAGCCAAGCAGGCCGATGGCACGCACCTGGTGCAGCTGGGCAGCTTCGCCTCCGAACAGGGCGCACGCCGCGCCTGGGGCATCTATGTCAAGCGTTACCCCGAACTGGCCGATCACCAGATGGTGATCACGCAGGCCGTGGTTCGCGGCAAGAAATACTGGCGCGTGTCCGCCGCCGGTTTCGACAGCCGGGGCAGCGCCAGTATGTGCGGCAAGGTCAAGTCGAACGGACAGGGTTGCTTCGCCTATGCCGAAGGCCGCCCGATGCCGGGCGCGGTCGACAATGGCGTGCGCATGGCCGCGCGCTAA
- a CDS encoding PilZ domain-containing protein: MSSEKQRSSRRMATIKAKMLRSGDWQDLTIANISETGLMGRAAEPPAQGEVLEIRHRGYAMTGDVVWAVGRRFGFRAAEPIDLTQLLSASEIAARRAEDLTPTARFWHWMKKR; this comes from the coding sequence ATGAGTTCGGAAAAACAGCGGTCATCGCGCCGGATGGCGACGATAAAGGCCAAAATGCTGCGCAGCGGCGACTGGCAAGACCTGACCATTGCGAACATCTCCGAAACCGGCCTGATGGGCCGCGCAGCCGAACCGCCGGCGCAGGGCGAAGTGCTGGAGATCCGCCACCGCGGATATGCCATGACCGGCGATGTCGTATGGGCTGTGGGCCGCCGCTTCGGCTTCCGTGCAGCGGAACCGATCGACCTGACGCAGCTGCTCTCAGCATCCGAAATCGCCGCGCGGCGGGCCGAGGACCTGACGCCCACTGCACGCTTCTGGCACTGGATGAAGAAGCGCTAA
- a CDS encoding CHAP domain-containing protein, with the protein MKTTHALTILAAASAALSAPAAGKPRPYSAELTARAKSELPPYLQCVPYAREVSGIGIYGDAYTWWSQAEGRYARGRQPKVGAVLAFKPHGNMRLGHVAAVSKIVDSRRILLRHANWSPINGRRGQVEDDVMAVDVSEANDWSAVRVWYHPLQALGKTAWPVHGFIYSGKPADSHKQQWASASHVRQPAPAPVQPRRDVKPSRQFTAAFSGF; encoded by the coding sequence ATGAAAACGACACATGCCCTGACGATCCTGGCCGCTGCATCGGCCGCGCTCTCCGCACCGGCCGCCGGCAAGCCGCGCCCGTATAGTGCGGAACTGACCGCTCGTGCGAAGTCCGAACTGCCGCCTTACCTGCAATGCGTGCCCTATGCGCGCGAAGTCAGCGGGATCGGCATTTACGGCGATGCCTATACGTGGTGGAGCCAGGCGGAAGGGCGCTATGCCCGGGGCCGCCAGCCGAAGGTCGGCGCCGTGCTGGCCTTCAAGCCGCATGGCAACATGCGCCTTGGCCATGTGGCTGCTGTCAGCAAGATCGTCGATTCGCGCCGCATCCTGCTGCGCCATGCCAATTGGTCGCCTATCAATGGCCGCCGCGGGCAGGTGGAAGACGACGTGATGGCCGTGGACGTAAGCGAGGCGAACGACTGGAGCGCGGTGCGCGTGTGGTATCACCCGCTGCAGGCTCTGGGTAAGACTGCATGGCCGGTCCACGGCTTCATCTATTCGGGCAAGCCGGCGGACAGCCACAAGCAGCAATGGGCCAGCGCCAGCCATGTGCGCCAGCCCGCGCCCGCGCCGGTGCAGCCGCGCAGGGATGTGAAGCCCTCGCGGCAGTTCACCGCCGCATTCAGCGGTTTCTGA
- a CDS encoding ParA family protein, whose amino-acid sequence MRVLALASQKGGSGKTTLSGHLAVQAQRAGAGPVVLVDIDPQGSLADWWNEREAEFPAFAHTTVARLASDLQTLRQQGFKLAVIDTPPAITMAIQSVIAVAELIVVPTRPSPHDLRAVGATVDLCERAGKPLIFVVNAATPKAKITSEAAVALSQHGTVAPVTLHHRTDFAASMIDGRTVMEVEPEGRSAQEVTALWHYMSDRLERNFRRTIFAAPGQVAQHPGMQRPQGGFGRRVAQ is encoded by the coding sequence TTGCGCGTACTGGCACTGGCATCGCAAAAAGGCGGGTCTGGCAAGACAACGCTATCGGGGCACCTGGCGGTGCAGGCGCAGCGCGCCGGCGCAGGGCCCGTGGTTCTGGTCGACATCGATCCGCAAGGTTCGCTGGCCGATTGGTGGAACGAGCGTGAGGCGGAATTTCCCGCTTTCGCCCATACTACGGTCGCCCGTCTCGCTTCCGATCTGCAGACCCTGCGCCAGCAGGGCTTCAAGCTGGCCGTGATCGACACGCCGCCGGCCATCACCATGGCCATCCAGTCCGTGATTGCCGTGGCCGAACTGATCGTGGTGCCCACCCGCCCCAGCCCGCACGATCTGCGCGCCGTGGGTGCGACGGTGGACCTGTGCGAACGCGCCGGCAAGCCGCTGATCTTCGTGGTCAATGCCGCAACGCCCAAGGCCAAGATCACTTCCGAAGCCGCCGTCGCGCTGTCGCAGCACGGCACCGTGGCGCCGGTCACCCTGCACCACCGCACCGATTTCGCCGCCAGCATGATCGATGGCCGCACCGTGATGGAAGTGGAGCCGGAAGGCCGCTCCGCGCAGGAAGTCACCGCGCTGTGGCATTACATGTCCGACCGGCTGGAACGCAATTTCCGCCGCACGATCTTCGCCGCTCCGGGCCAGGTTGCCCAGCACCCCGGCATGCAGCGTCCGCAAGGTGGTTTCGGCCGCCGCGTGGCGCAGTGA
- a CDS encoding DUF418 domain-containing protein yields MASQPTEDNTPETAVLEGTPDQPVKETNRLTSLDFVRGVAVLGILFANIVAFGQPFIAYIWPPALVGGNDAADNLTWLVQFVLVDGKFRGLFSLLFGAGLFLFMERAWARGSGRGLQMRRLFWLLLFGVSHFFLIWIGDILSLYAVWGMVALTMMKWRAKSQMVTGVILLWLGALFMVGAMGSQYVMGVGTEPMAGVPAEAIEEIRALPTTKLDMSAEAAELYGEASYPEIVEETVTTRWSWWLKQVLFVGPTETLAWILIGMAYYRRGLFSGEYDNAKLKRRGWLWFGLGSVLALVIGWWPYSTGFEMFATMLSFNGLGRLAQIPQVFGLLFLLVAYAPAAVKTGIGQRFVAAGRVAFTNYLGTSVVMMFIFHGWALGLYGELGRPELALVVFATWAFMLWWSKWWLERYRYGPLEWLWRCLTYGRRFPIKRDAA; encoded by the coding sequence ATGGCCTCGCAGCCGACCGAAGATAACACGCCGGAAACCGCCGTTCTGGAGGGCACGCCCGACCAGCCGGTGAAAGAGACAAACCGCCTTACCAGCCTCGATTTCGTGCGCGGCGTGGCGGTGCTGGGCATCTTGTTCGCCAATATCGTCGCCTTCGGGCAGCCCTTCATCGCCTATATCTGGCCGCCTGCGCTGGTTGGCGGGAACGATGCGGCCGATAACCTCACCTGGCTGGTCCAGTTCGTGTTGGTGGACGGCAAGTTCCGCGGCCTCTTCTCGCTGCTGTTCGGCGCGGGGCTGTTCCTGTTCATGGAGCGGGCCTGGGCGCGCGGGTCCGGACGAGGGCTGCAGATGCGCCGCCTGTTCTGGCTGCTCCTGTTCGGCGTCAGCCATTTCTTCCTGATCTGGATCGGTGATATCCTGTCGCTTTACGCCGTTTGGGGCATGGTCGCGCTGACCATGATGAAATGGCGCGCGAAGTCGCAGATGGTGACCGGCGTCATTCTGTTGTGGCTGGGCGCGCTGTTCATGGTGGGCGCCATGGGGTCGCAATATGTCATGGGTGTGGGCACGGAGCCGATGGCCGGCGTCCCGGCCGAAGCCATCGAGGAAATCCGCGCGCTTCCGACCACCAAGCTGGATATGTCCGCCGAGGCTGCCGAGCTGTATGGCGAGGCGAGCTATCCCGAGATCGTGGAGGAAACCGTCACCACCCGCTGGAGCTGGTGGCTGAAGCAGGTGCTGTTCGTGGGCCCGACAGAGACGCTGGCCTGGATCCTGATCGGCATGGCTTACTACCGCCGCGGGCTGTTTTCCGGCGAATATGACAATGCAAAGCTGAAACGGCGCGGCTGGCTGTGGTTCGGCCTGGGCAGCGTGCTTGCGCTGGTCATCGGCTGGTGGCCCTATTCCACCGGCTTCGAGATGTTTGCCACCATGCTCAGCTTCAACGGGCTGGGGCGCCTGGCGCAGATCCCGCAGGTCTTCGGCCTGCTTTTCCTGCTGGTCGCCTATGCCCCGGCTGCGGTGAAGACGGGTATCGGCCAGCGGTTCGTTGCCGCCGGGCGCGTGGCCTTCACCAATTACCTCGGCACGTCCGTGGTGATGATGTTCATCTTCCACGGCTGGGCGCTGGGCCTTTATGGCGAGCTTGGCCGGCCGGAGCTGGCGCTGGTCGTCTTCGCGACCTGGGCCTTTATGCTGTGGTGGTCGAAATGGTGGCTGGAGCGATATCGCTACGGCCCACTGGAATGGCTGTGGCGCTGCCTGACCTATGGCCGCCGCTTCCCCATCAAGCGGGATGCCGCCTGA
- the bfr gene encoding bacterioferritin: MKGDAKVIEYLNKALTNELTAINQYWLHYRVLADWGVAKLAEYERHESIDEMKHADQLAERILFLSGLPNFQAIHKLKVGETVEEILRADLAMEEEAIPLLRDAAEYCQQVKDYVSGQLFEDILASEEEHVDFLETQFDMIARMGLENYVQLQSEPAGDAKAG; the protein is encoded by the coding sequence ATGAAGGGCGACGCGAAGGTCATCGAATATCTCAACAAGGCGCTGACCAACGAACTGACCGCCATCAACCAGTACTGGCTGCATTACCGGGTCCTGGCCGATTGGGGCGTGGCCAAGCTGGCTGAATACGAACGGCACGAATCGATCGACGAGATGAAGCATGCCGACCAATTGGCGGAGCGCATCCTGTTCCTGAGCGGGCTCCCCAATTTCCAGGCCATCCACAAGCTGAAGGTTGGCGAGACGGTGGAGGAAATCCTCCGCGCCGACCTGGCGATGGAGGAAGAGGCGATCCCGCTGCTGCGCGATGCCGCCGAATACTGCCAGCAGGTGAAGGATTACGTCTCGGGCCAGCTGTTCGAGGACATCCTCGCCAGCGAGGAAGAGCATGTCGATTTCCTGGAAACGCAATTCGACATGATCGCGCGCATGGGCCTGGAAAATTACGTCCAGCTGCAAAGCGAACCGGCGGGTGACGCTAAGGCCGGCTAA
- the tig gene encoding trigger factor produces MQIEETTNEGLKRAYTLTIPASDIEGRIDAEVKKVAPQVKMPGFRPGKVPSNLIRKMHGEALHGDAVNTAVRESVDQLVKEKDLRPAFQPQVELVEGYEQGKDAEVKVSVEVLPAITVPDTDNLKLEKLNVPVSEAQVDEALSNIANQQKSYKDAAKSKKAAEGDQLIIDFTGRVDGEEFEGGKAEGAPLVIGSGQFIPGFEEQLTGTKTGDEKTIKVTFPADYPAEHLAGKDAEFDVTVQQVKTETETKVDDDFATSLGLDSLDKLKELVRGQLEQETAGLTRTQMKRQLLDTLAADHDFDVPPTMVNAEFEQIWQQLQAEAAKEEDPAKALKEIESEKDDYERIAERRVRLGLLLSEIGQANNVQISQQEMQMLIQQAAQQYRPEDRDRFLEYVQNEPMAQAQLRAPLYEDKVVDFLFDKAEVTERDVTREELEAAIEAEEAADAKPAKKKAPAKKKAAAKKSDDKKPAAKKAAAKKAPAKKAAPKKAAAKKDDAKADKKPAAKKPAAKKAPAKKAAPKKK; encoded by the coding sequence ATGCAGATCGAGGAAACCACCAACGAAGGCCTCAAGCGCGCCTACACGCTGACGATTCCCGCCAGCGACATCGAAGGCCGCATTGATGCCGAGGTGAAGAAGGTTGCCCCGCAGGTAAAGATGCCGGGCTTCCGCCCTGGCAAGGTGCCGTCCAACCTGATCCGCAAGATGCATGGCGAAGCGCTTCACGGCGATGCCGTGAACACGGCCGTGCGCGAATCGGTCGACCAGCTGGTGAAGGAAAAGGACCTGCGTCCCGCCTTCCAGCCGCAGGTCGAACTGGTCGAGGGTTACGAGCAGGGCAAGGACGCCGAAGTTAAGGTGTCCGTAGAAGTGCTGCCGGCCATCACCGTGCCCGATACCGACAATCTGAAGCTGGAAAAGCTGAACGTCCCCGTGTCCGAGGCACAGGTTGACGAGGCGCTGTCCAACATCGCCAACCAGCAGAAGAGCTACAAGGACGCTGCCAAGTCGAAGAAGGCCGCCGAAGGCGACCAGCTGATCATCGACTTCACGGGCCGCGTGGATGGCGAGGAATTCGAGGGCGGCAAGGCCGAAGGCGCCCCGCTGGTGATCGGTTCCGGCCAGTTCATCCCGGGCTTCGAAGAGCAGCTGACCGGCACGAAGACGGGCGATGAGAAGACCATCAAGGTCACTTTCCCCGCCGATTACCCGGCAGAGCACCTGGCCGGGAAGGACGCCGAGTTCGACGTTACCGTGCAGCAGGTCAAGACCGAGACCGAAACGAAGGTGGACGATGATTTCGCCACTTCGCTGGGCCTCGACAGCCTCGACAAGCTGAAGGAACTCGTGCGCGGCCAGCTGGAGCAGGAAACTGCCGGCCTGACCCGCACGCAGATGAAGCGCCAGCTGCTCGACACGCTGGCCGCCGATCACGATTTCGACGTGCCGCCGACCATGGTGAACGCTGAATTCGAACAGATCTGGCAGCAGCTCCAGGCTGAAGCCGCCAAGGAAGAAGATCCTGCAAAGGCGCTGAAGGAAATCGAATCCGAAAAGGACGATTACGAGCGGATCGCGGAACGCCGCGTGCGCCTAGGCCTGCTGCTGTCGGAAATCGGCCAGGCCAACAACGTCCAGATCAGCCAGCAGGAAATGCAGATGCTGATCCAGCAGGCGGCCCAGCAGTATCGCCCGGAAGATCGCGACCGTTTCTTGGAATATGTCCAGAACGAGCCGATGGCCCAGGCCCAGCTGCGTGCGCCCCTGTATGAAGACAAGGTCGTCGACTTCCTGTTCGACAAGGCCGAAGTGACCGAACGCGACGTAACGCGCGAGGAACTGGAAGCCGCCATCGAAGCCGAGGAAGCCGCAGACGCGAAGCCGGCCAAGAAGAAGGCTCCCGCCAAGAAGAAGGCAGCGGCCAAGAAGTCGGACGACAAGAAGCCTGCCGCCAAGAAGGCAGCTGCCAAAAAGGCTCCGGCCAAGAAGGCAGCGCCCAAGAAGGCCGCCGCCAAGAAGGACGATGCCAAGGCTGACAAGAAGCCGGCTGCGAAGAAGCCTGCTGCAAAGAAGGCCCCGGCCAAGAAGGCAGCGCCGAAGAAGAAATGA